From one Deinococcus sp. QL22 genomic stretch:
- a CDS encoding MarR family winged helix-turn-helix transcriptional regulator — protein MIQNPGDLLRRITRLHTALQQRTANCCGVQSLTRCQLLTTLGRESPLTLADLSRRLNADKGWLSRNVDELVQDGLVNKQPRATDRRAIELTLTAQGQEQVAALNAQLAAQSVRLLGHVPQEEQAGVLRALELLADALEAESQDSQACVTT, from the coding sequence AGAACCCTGGCGATCTGCTGCGCCGCATCACCCGCCTCCACACAGCCCTCCAGCAACGCACGGCCAACTGCTGCGGGGTTCAGAGCCTCACCCGCTGCCAGCTGCTCACCACGCTCGGCCGGGAGAGCCCCTTGACCCTCGCGGACCTCTCTCGCCGCCTGAACGCCGACAAAGGCTGGCTCAGCCGCAACGTGGATGAGCTGGTGCAGGACGGGTTGGTGAACAAGCAGCCCCGCGCCACGGATCGGCGGGCGATTGAACTCACGCTCACCGCTCAGGGACAGGAGCAGGTTGCCGCCCTCAATGCACAATTGGCCGCCCAATCGGTGCGCCTCCTCGGCCATGTTCCGCAGGAGGAACAGGCGGGCGTGCTCCGGGCGCTTGAACTGCTGGCCGACGCCTTGGAAGCGGAATCCCAGGATAGCCAGGCATGTGTTACGACGTGA
- the arsN2 gene encoding arsenic resistance N-acetyltransferase ArsN2, protein MCYDVTFREATADDLTVIETLLRAAALPLEGIEAHLPGFVLAHRDQEVVGLAGTERYGAYGLLRSVTVRSDQRGQGKGQALTSELIRRAHDAGLSGLFLLSTAAERFFPKFGFTPITRGDLPPGLFASQELQGVCPASAVVMHLALQPTQAGIPR, encoded by the coding sequence ATGTGTTACGACGTGACCTTCCGGGAGGCCACAGCAGACGACCTGACGGTGATCGAGACGCTCCTGAGGGCGGCGGCACTTCCCCTGGAAGGGATTGAGGCTCACTTGCCCGGTTTCGTGCTGGCCCACCGTGACCAGGAGGTGGTGGGGCTCGCCGGAACCGAGCGGTATGGAGCGTATGGCCTGCTCCGCTCGGTGACCGTCCGCTCTGATCAGCGGGGCCAGGGCAAAGGACAGGCACTGACCAGCGAACTGATCCGGCGCGCGCATGACGCTGGACTCTCGGGCCTGTTCCTGCTCTCGACTGCGGCGGAACGCTTCTTCCCGAAGTTTGGCTTCACGCCCATCACACGGGGTGACCTGCCACCAGGTCTGTTTGCCTCACAGGAACTCCAGGGGGTCTGTCCAGCGTCAGCAGTGGTCATGCACCTCGCACTCCAACCGACCCAAGCTGGGATACCCCGATGA